The Oxyura jamaicensis isolate SHBP4307 breed ruddy duck chromosome 3, BPBGC_Ojam_1.0, whole genome shotgun sequence genome segment GCGCTTTATCGGATTTACTAGGATATATTGATATGCTTTCTGCATATCAATATGCTTTAGTCCCtttattgtaatattttattgtttttatgtaACTGTCATATTATTCTCCATGTCAGTTTTCTTGTGAAACGACTGCCTTACCTTAAATCAAACACACTGCTGGTCAGACGAATTGCTTACGCTGCCAGTCTATTCAGGGAGGAGCGGTCTATTGTTTGATGTAGATAACAAATGAAATGGTGAACTAGCTCCTTAGGTTAGCCCACGATACACACAGTAACAGCTAACCAAATCCTTCTGGCTGCAGGGCCCATTGCCACAGGGCACCTGCAGAACCCAGAAGTGATGTGGGTTCCCTCTTGGCCATGATCAGCTGGTTTATGGGGCGGCTGACAGCTCTGTTCCCTCGCTACAGTGCAGAGGTggaaggaggagcaggaggacaATGCCTCAAGCACCTAATTgactcacatttttaaaatttgttttagcAAATGACTCAAATAGAAACAGACCTAAAGACCCGATCAGCTGCATACAACAACATTAAAGGAAATTTGCAGAACCTGGAGAAAAAAACTGTGTAAGTATAGTGTGTGCCTGTTCACCTCTGGAGTGCTGCATGGCTCAAGTGAGGACAGTTCATGTCCATGTCCACTTCTGTCAAGCGGACCATGTGTATTCTGATGGGAGCAAATTTAGTGCCTGGCTTTGGGACACGCTGAGCATCCACAACTGCAGGGGAAGCTGAGGGGTAGCTGATGTTATCAGCCTGCCTTAAAATGAGCTCAGGGGAGACTGCAGTTCCTAATATGATTTTATTGGCAGGGGGAGCAAACAGCCTTGGGAAAGGGTCAAAACCGAATGCCACTGTATTGCTCTAATGAGATTCCAGGGAGTCAGAAATTAGATCATCTCAGTCAACTGGCAGATTCTTTTGCAACACAGAGCCCTTTCCTAGGGGAGCTctgcaaatgcttttcagaaagttgACTACAATGTTCCAggcaaaagcatttattttccttccctgctgtgcCTACCTCACTAGCATcccactttcatttttcttctctttatttcattCTGCTGGTCCAGGCAAGGGCTAGCAGAATTCTGCAAGTCTCTGCCAGGGCTTCTCTCTACTGTCTTCAGTTGCTTATGATCCTGTGTGCTGCTACCTGGATTTTGCTGCTACCAGTTCTGTTAATCTGGATTTTCTCCAGGGCATCACCAGGTAGAAGAGTGAATTCCAGTAAGTGGTACATTTAGAGCAACTTAAAAGATGCTCTGCAAGCCCTCATCCAATGCTTGCTTGTGTGTGCCACTCTCACAGGGGCTCAAACCCCACCCCAGAGTGGCTTGAAATTTGTTCTGCTTGCTTCACACTGAGCAAGCCAGGCACCAACTCAGCCAAACTCAACCAGaaactatagaaaaaaatgcttccagtTGTTGGTTCAGAACATTTGTCAAAAAATGCGGCTTTCCCTCATGGAGACCTGCTCAACATGGGGACTGCGGTGCCCCCGGGGTTAGAAGAGCCCTGTTACAGTTACAGTTTTCTCTGCTGAGTTTGTGTCCTGTGTCACACCGCTGCCAGCCAGCCAACCCCACTGGCCTGTGCTTCCAGCTTGGTATGGATGACGTTAGAAGCGTTTGTCCTGGGCTGCATAATTGTGGACAGAAGGCACTAATGGGACAACAAGctctcattttcctgttcttgtcttcccagcctgctcctgcagcatctcTCCAGCTCCACAACTCCCAGGTCAGGGTAAGCCCCAGGAGAGAGCCAGCTGCTCTGTATGGGCAACGTGAGCAGTGCTGCACCTAGAGCAAGGGGGTGAGGGGCAAAAGCTGAGAGCTCGTGGTCCAGGCCCATCTTCCTCTCAGTGCTGTCCACCTTTGAATGCTGGTGTCTCTTGTGTGCACTGGTGCCGGCTAGCTTGGGCTTAACAAGCATCTAGTAAGTTGTTACTGGCCAGTTAGGTAATGTTCCAACTGGCACAGCAACCTCAACCCCCAAAGGTTCCTTCTTCATGCCTGcctggagaaggagggagggcagcTGCTCTCTTCCCTCTGGTTCTTACCAGCCATGTCCAGCTTAATCGTCTGCACTTACTCAGTGTGCAGCCCCAGTGGGATTTCAGGTGACCAAAAGGGCTGTGAGCAGGCACCTCCTGCAGGCCCCACAGCACCTGTGCACAAGACTGCTGTTTCCACCATCCTTCAGCTGGAGGTAAtcttcctgtgctgctgagaggGGTGGCTTGTCCTCCGCAGTCCAGGTTTGCTTTGACGGCTCAGGTCAGTACTGACACTGCTTGCTGTGGCTGACACACAGCCCCACAGGTGGCCTGGAGGAAAGCAGGTGCCTCCTGCAAGACGTGGTGCTGCCTGGCAGAGGGGTGGCGACTTCAGACGAGCACTTTCCAACCACCTTACTGTAAAAACAGTAGCAGCAGCATGGTGTAACTTCACATGgaggaaaaacataaattagTGCTAGTCAATGACTTTCTGGAATTagcattagtttttttttattattattaagtacTATAAAGATAAATGAGTGGCCATTTTAGAAGCATAGATGTGTCCTTTAGGCGCCACATTGCTGATGCTTTTCTACTCCAGTATGCACTGTTAGCAACTATGCTTACAGCATGAtacctccagcctcctgctgctgggatcctgctaatgtcactttttttttgtcttgttcacTTTAGGGGAAACCTGCTGACTCGGACCCTAGCAGACATTGTGCATAAAGAAGACTTTGTTCTGAATTCTGAGTACCTTATCACGCTGCTGGTCGTAGTGCCAAAGTAAGGCAATAGCGTGGGCACGTGTGCTCAGGTGTGGCGTTGAGTTTGAGGCCTAAATGCTGGATCCAGGCAATACTGGATCAGACTGGGGAAGCTGATCCTCACCATGTCTGGGGAATGGGTAGATTTTTTAGCAAAGAGAACACTTTCTGCCAAGGGTGATGTTGGCACGAAAGAGACAAGGACGGCTCCAAACTCAGAGCAGGACAGAAGTGGGATGTAGGTTTTTAGCTGTTACAGAGCAGGTTCTCAAACAGCCTCCTGGTAGGAACAGTaggagttaaaaaaataaataaataaataaacagaagaacagatttttacTGGAGCTTAGCCAGTTTATAAAAGGAATTAGACCTGTCATACTCACAGGGCCTCTGCTGGTCATGTAGTTACTGCCTGCGTGTAGGATGGTTGCTATCACCATCAGCTGTGAAGGTACAAGATGTCATTCTTAGAAGCCTACACAGAACTTGTCCTCTCAGTATAGCCCTatcccaacacacacacagtaccatcatttttctgtctgaaaaacaTGTTATGAAAACCTGTTtgaagaaatttcttcactgaaagggttgtgcagcattggaacaggctgcttagggaagtggttgagtcaccatccctggaggtcttcaagaaagaTGTAGAgttagaacttagtagcatggtctagtggtggactttaggttagaggttggaccagatgaccttagaggtcttttccaaccggaatgattctatgattctaagaagctttgtgttttgtatCACATAACCCAGCTCCTATTCCAACCCATTACCTTAATTAGCTATGATTATCAATACATTTACTTTCTAGTATAcagtatttatttgctttgttttgtgttttgtgctcAAAGGTCAAGCTACGTACAGTGGCAGAAGACGTATGAATCCCTCTCTGATATGGTAGTGCCTCGCTCCACCAAGTGAGTGAAATTCCAAATTAAGGTCCTGCCTGGCTTCAGAGATACTTGCTGTATTTCAGTCCCTCAAGTTGCTCAAGAACGACTTGTCTAACACATGAGCTCCATGATAGCATATAGATATGCCCAATCTCACTTGAAATCAGAAATTACACCATTGAAGGAAAGTAcaggtgaaagaaagaaagaaaacaataacaaaacaaaacacaaaaaacatgGTTAATGTTTCTTCCTGCAATTAGTGTGTTGTTCCCTTTTCAACTAATCTAGTTCTTTCTACGTGCAGTAATCTCACGAACAATGAACCAGGTCTCTTGCTCATTGtataacagaaacaaacaaacaaacaaaacctagtTACAATAATCCAGGCATAATTCAGACACAATCACatacaactttttttaaaaaactactttttacAGAGatcaaacagtatttttgcatCTGTAATTGTTTTCTGCAGTAGAATAGAATAATCCAGTGCACTGCCATTTGCATTATCCTTTCACATGGAGTAAGTAATCCTTACAAGGAATTAAATATTCCACTGCTCAGCTCAAGGCACACCTGAGGTCCAATCCAGGGGTAAGAGGTGACAGCGATATTAGCTGaaatggaagaagcagaaagcatACAGAACGAGGAAAGCTGTGTGCTAGTGCCTGTTGTAAAAACACACGTGCACGTAAGTAAAAGGGACATTagaaaacatggggaaaaaagccaGGCAGAATGTGTGTGTACTGTAATAAATTCAGAAAGTTAAGTCATGGGCTGTCCTCTCCTATGACTTCCCAACTGAAGTCATCTCCAGTGTATTGGCAGTACTGGGGTTGGTGCTAGTAAAGTctttgttctgtatttcagttacAGCAGGTCTCGAAAGGCAGGGTGTTGTGCATTAtcataagtgaaaaaaaaagaactttaaaaggAAGGTGAAGAAAGCACAAGAGGTTTGCAGTGTCGAGTCACAGCAGCTGTTTTTCCCTCCCACAGAATGATTGCTGAGGATGCTGAAGGAGGACTCTTCACAGTGACCCTATTTAGAAAAGTGATGGATGACTTCAAGGCTAAAGCCAGAGAGAACAGGTAGGCAGTCATGGATTGCGAGGCACGTCAGGCTAACAGATGATGACGGTGAAGGCCCTTGGTCTCTGTGCAGCACAGCTGAAAGCATTGCTGTGTTTTAGGACTTTGCTgtttgggctgctgctggccctgaaGCTACTGAGAAGGCAGTGGGGAGGGAAGAATCCATGACTAAATAGAgcaattcttttctttgaacACCGAACTGCAGATCCTGAAATTGTTCTTCCTGCTACTGGCAGCAGGAAGTTTGCTTTCTGGCAGTGACCTCAGCTCCTACCCTCCAGATACTTTAGATGTCTAAATGGCTAACACCTTTAAACATCCCAATCCTGCTTCTCCAGATGCAAAAGAAATGTGTGCGTATTGCTTGGACTATGGCTTGTGAGAGCAAATGTCATTCAATTACAGGTTCATGGTTcgagaattttattttgatgagaAGGAACTGAAATGTGAAAAGGAAGAGCTGATGAAATTAGCTTCTGATAAGAAACAGCAATACGTAAGTAGCACATCAAGCTGATGGCCCATGTATTGACAGCCTTTGGTACCAGTGTAAGAATCTCACTCAGAAATGGTTTTATGGTTCCAGCACATTCCTGTGAGCTCCACCTAGCACTGAAAACTAAGGCACAGGATAGATTACAGAATTTGCCCAAGGTTACTCAAGTTTCTGATAAGCTGGGAGCCAATAATGGGTTGCCTGAGAATTAATCAGCAGCCCGTGGTTTCGATGGCGATAGCTATGGAGCAGCTTCAGGTAGTGAAGGGCATCACGGTACTGTTATGTCTGTTCTCATAGGGCCCTTTACTGCGCTGGCTGAAAGTGAACTTCAGTGAAGCATTTGTGGCTTGGATTCACGTGAAAGCCTTAAGAGTCTTTGTTGAATCTGTCCTGAGGTAAGTGGCTACACACGCAGTGCTGGCAGAGATTCCTGGAGAAGTCAGAATGTGCAGCTTGCTTCCTGCGGCTGTGCCTTCATGGGAGGCAGCATCCCTTGCACACGTCTCCAGGAGATCACAGGAGATGACACAGATGACCACAAAAAGGGTGACATACAGAACTGATACGGTTCCTTGGGGTCACTTACAGGGAAAACAGAATGCCTTTTAGTTCCCTTAtggcttcaaaatgaaaatgcttccAGATaaggaggcagcacagcaccactgAGGTTGTGTGCTGCAGGCACTAGCTACTGCTGCACCACGAGTTGCGAGGCAGAAGGAAGGGGTGGAAAGCTGTGCCCCCCGGGAAATGACCCCGTGTGTTGATGTGTCCCAAGGTACGGCCTCCCGGTGAATTTCCAAGCAATGTTGCTGCAGCCAAATAGGAAGTCTGTAAAGCGCCTGAGAGATGTCCTAAATGTGGTCTTCAAACACCTGGACGAAGTTGCAGCAGCAAGTATAATGGATGTATGTATTTAGGCTACAACTGCGCGTGCTGTAGCAGTTCAGTCAGGATCCCCGGATACAGCTGAAACCTCTGGTGGCTACAGAATGGACTGGGGCATCAGGCAGGGGCAGGTTATCATGGAGATGTACAAAGATTGTGGTTTCCATTGAAGCAGCCAATGTTAACAGCTACCAGGCTGAAACAGGTCTGCTCAGTTATGGCAGTCTCTTCAGGTGAAGCTTCAAGCCTTCTATAAGCTTTCAACACGAGCAACAACACTTCAAAACAAACGCTAGGCCTATGACAGCTCCCTCCCCAGTAAACAGCTGTCACTGGCTAAACATCTCAACCTGGGCCTTCAGCAGGCAGCAGTACTTACTTGCTTGCTCCCGCCCCTCATCTTGAGTGCACAAAGGATTTAGGATAAACCAGTGGCTTAAAAATGGCTAAGACCTGGCAGGCATAACATTCCCAGTGCACGAAACAAGGAGATAGAAACATATTGGTTTAGAGATGAAGCACCCAGAAATGCTGCAATACACATTCATAAAGTTACAAACAAGCATCAACTCTCAATGGTAACGGCATTAGACAGCCTAAAAATACCCAGTAAACATCAGATTGCGTGTGAATTCCCTGTGTTAAGCACAGCAAGTACAAGACTCCATTTCGCCTAAGAAAGTGAAGTACAAAAAGCAATCCACCTTAGCTTGGAACAGCGCAACACTTTTACTGGTACTAAAGTCatgttgtttccttttgcaGCCTGGCATGGACATCCCTGGTTTACAACTGAGCAATCAAGAATACTATCCTTATGTCTATTTCAAGATTGACCTCAGTCTTCTtgactgcagttaaaaaaaaaaaatcactcaaacTCAACCTATTCAAGACCCTAATGTTATAATGAAAGAATCGTTAGCTGTTGAAAgtcaaattaaaatgcagaagctGTAGCAGGATAACCATGTAAGATTTTCCTAACACTTCCAATAACGTTTAAACGACTTCAgtataaacatattttgttcatagtgttacagaaatacatttcagaggCAGGAGGTACTATGgtagtatttattattttgttggtAAGTTACAAAGATGGAGTCTCTAATGGACTGGaaataaagcagttttaaatGTGTGGTGGCTGATGGATCTATTAGGTGCGTACAGTCAGGGTACTAACGAAAactaaaaacaggaaaaaaaagcatcagagcAGAATcccaagggattttttttctttctctagtttAATAAAATTACTTAAGAAGATTTGCCAGGTTTGCTTTGAACCTTATCGTGGTATGACTTACAGTCCCACAGTACTCAAAAATTTAGTTTTTGCCAGGACACATGTTTGAATGTGTCATTAGGAGAGCTCATCTGCTGGGACGACTTGAGTaggagcacagctcctgccacaCAGCAGTGGTCAAGTGATTGTTGGCTGCCAGCAGTTACACTGACTTTCAGAGGAATGAGCTAAGGGCAATCCCTTACAGACACCACCAGATCATGAATatccacattttaaattatttccttgaaaGGATGGGAACTTTCAGTTCCTCCATTCCATACTTATAAACAAGCTGATCACATGAGGGTCACTCTACTGGACACTGACACACAAGACATGGAGAGCAGTATCATGTAATagtgtctttatttaaaaaaagcagcagtaactATACCCATGCCCAATCCTGCTTCCTCTTGCAATGAAATTGCTATTTCAGACCCAAACAGTGCCAGATGGGAAGTGAAGTATCAGATCCAATCTGCTGGAGACAGCACCTTGGTTTTTTTACTGTTAGCACCTCATGCCCTACAACGGGGATTAATTTTACTGCTAgttctggggaaagaaaaaaaaaaaagtaccagcTCTCAGTGCAGCAGCATTTCCTACTGGATGCAACACAATTTCCATTGTACTAACGAGCATATGAAGTCTGGCACAAAGAAACAGAACCCCCTGAGAAAGAATAGGAAAAGGAAGACTAAAGAGCATTTAAACTAAGATTGTCTCTCTAACCAAGCTTGAGGCCAAACTGCCAAGACTTTTCGCAGCAAGGAGGTAAGGTTTAGGACTCCCTCATCCTCCAGGCTCTCTTCTGCCATTCATTTTACAAGAGTCATTCAAAATGGAATAGCTTTCACCATGTGCACCTCTGTTACTCTGTACAAGACTAACACTGTGTgtcaaaaatattgttttattctttaattgAAACAGAAGCCGACCAGGTTCCACCtccatggaaaagaaaaaaaaaaatcacatttaaaattgtttacaCTAACAGCCTCCAGTAACACTCAAACAGCACACCATCAACAAAATAAACCCCAAgatgtttcaaagaaaataaaaatccatgttgtcctcaaaatatttgttacaCAGAATACAATCAAGTTTACTGGTTATGACAATTCATAGAAtttctgcaatgttttcttGAGTTGCGTACAGTTCACTGCTGCAGTGCATCACGTAGCACAGTGTGTCGTGTGCTACTTCTCCATAAAAAGGCCACTGGAATATCCATCTGAATGTGAACCAGGTTGCAAACTGCTGCGCAAACTCTCCCAAGAAAAGAAGTCTCCTGAAGATCTCACAGCTCATCTTTATCCCAGTCATCCAGATCCACGTCACTGAGATCTATATCATCTTCAACTGGAAgctgtgaaaatgtgaaaaagcaagAATTCTGAGCAAATGTTTGTCAGCACACAAGACCAAAACGTTACTGACTTAGATCCTTCCTTCATCCACATGTAAAGCTCCCTCCTGTTCCCTTTCATTCCTAAGATCTCAGTGTTATGAAGCAATGGATAACTGATCAAAGTTTAGActagaaaaaggattttttctgcTTACTATATATACTCCAGATAAAAGTCAAAACCAAATAGACCATGTAACAGAACTACTACCATATTctatattttaattctattgAAGTTGACCAAAGCGTGGTAGTAACTGATTTTTACAGCAGTGTTGAACTTTAAAGAAGAACACAGTCACAGTGTGGGACTTACAAACTTTCCAACATTAAGACTTTGGTATTAAGGTCAGCACATGGCAGAACCAAAATCTCCACAATGTCTGGGTCTCACAGGCCTTCCTTACTTGGCATGGGTAGTAAACGTTCCGGTCTCAAGTAACTCAACTTTCAGATTGCATCCTAACTGCTAGACCGGAGTGCCACGTTTGCGTCAGACAATCAACGTGGTGTCTGTTTTACCATTATCTAAATCCTGCTGCCAGACCACCGAGATGATTTGCTATAGTTATTAACAAAAGAATTTTCACACTACTAATTCTCACTCTGCCCAGTCTCCTCTGAACCTTGCAAAGCATCAGCACTCTTACAGATTGAGCATTTCTTACCTCACCATCTTGGCCATCCCAAGGTTCAACTGTGTAAATTTTAGGGAAAGCTCCACCACCCACTGGCGCTGTTGAGCCACGACCAACAGATAGTTCCCTGAGATGAGacaagtaaaaattaattttaaaaattttctccAGTCTCCATCCACCTGGAACAGTCTGGTTCAATTCCACCTTAGAACAGCTCGAGATCAGGTTTCTTTTAAGTGGACTCTTAAGCCTCTACTGACTACAAGGGCTACAaaaccagctcctgctgtgaaGCACCCCATCTTGCACTTGTTGGTTACGCTTGCTCAAAGGCTTAATATTAAAACGCTGAGGAGCTAATCCTTTTGCACTCTTTGAGGGACAAATCAGACACAGGACAGGACGAGAAAGATTACTGGCAATAGAAAAAACCTCAAGAATATCATCAACACTGATTTAGATCCGTTTATATCATTATGGAATGGCACTGCTAGGAATTACTCAAGAACTTCCCAATTACTAGTTACTGACCAGATCACACCATTTAAGTTAAGCAGTATTGATTACCAAATCCCAATTTACCGGCCTAGTagggaaacagattttttttacgATTAAAGTTCacttctctgttttcaaaatattttcagaagtcttaGCAAAACTACCATTAAATTCTAAACAGCCAACTTTCTGACAGTACCTGTCCACTACACAGATGTAGACTGCTTTAGTAATTGCAATCCCATTGAAATCATTCCCTTTCTCCAGtgaatgcattttatatttaactgTGCAAGTCTCATCTCATCCATAACAGCCTGATTTTGGTCCAAAGAGTCACAGCACCAGGCATTGAAAGATTTAACTCAAATAAAGGTTTAATACCTGAGAAACTCATTGATCCCTTGCTCACTGAACGATCCTTTCAGAAGGGCAAATTTCATTTTCCGAGCATTAATAGCTGCCATTGCTGGATACCCAAAGCCTCCAATCCCCAAAGAGCTCTCAAGATCTGACTGAGCGCCTGCTTCTGTCCACAGCcaccttgagaaaaaaaaaaaacaaacaacaa includes the following:
- the ATP6V1C2 gene encoding V-type proton ATPase subunit C 2 — encoded protein: MSEFWLISAPGDKTNLQAWERMNTVTLKSNLSSNSKFHIPDLKVGTLDALVGLSDELGKLDSFAESVIKKIAQYIGEVMEDSKDKVQENLLANGVDLISYLTRFEWDMAKYPIKQPLKNISEALSKQMTQIETDLKTRSAAYNNIKGNLQNLEKKTVGNLLTRTLADIVHKEDFVLNSEYLITLLVVVPKSSYVQWQKTYESLSDMVVPRSTKMIAEDAEGGLFTVTLFRKVMDDFKAKARENRFMVREFYFDEKELKCEKEELMKLASDKKQQYGPLLRWLKVNFSEAFVAWIHVKALRVFVESVLRYGLPVNFQAMLLQPNRKSVKRLRDVLNVVFKHLDEVAAASIMDPGMDIPGLQLSNQEYYPYVYFKIDLSLLDCS